The Streptomyces diastaticus subsp. diastaticus genomic interval GCGGAAGAAGTTCGGCATCCAACATGCCATCTAAACTAACATAGTGCGGATAGCATGCGAGCATGAGTTACTGGGAGCACCGCAAGCCGGTACAGCGGGCGCGCGCCGTTGACGTTCAGCAAGTGGCCCCCGCAGCCGCCACACTGCTGGATCGTGGCGGCTTGCGTGCTCTGACGATCCGGGCGGTGGCTCTCCGGCTCGATGTCGCCCCCACGAGCCTGTACTCGCGTATTGCCTCGGTCGATGACCTCTTCGATCTCGCCCTCGATTTCGTACTCGGGCAGGACACGGAACTGCAAGCAGCGGTCGAGCACGCCGAACTCCATGCACTGATGCTCACCTACTACCGGCATCTGGTTCGCCACCCCTGGGCCTGCCAGGTGATCGCTATGCGTGCGCCCCGCGGCCCGAACTATCTGCGCCTCTCGGAACGCATGTGCGTTCTACTCGCCGAGACAGGGGCTTCTGACCCGCTCGGTGACGCTTACGCGCTGTCCAACTTCGTTATCGGAAGTGCGGCCACGACACCGATGGCGGGGAGCGAGCGGATCGCGCCAGTAGACGGCGACATTGCCCCGCTGTACGCATCGCTTCACGCATCCCATCAGATCGATGCCGAAGCCATCATCAGCACCGGACTTCACACGCTGCTCCGCCGCTGACCCCGCAGCACGACCTCGACCACCTGACCTAGCCAGCAACCCTCGCCGTTCCGCCTGCCTCTTCAAAGAAATGCACGTATCTTACGGCGGGGCCGTAGAGCGCACCTCTCCTGCAAGGACAACCTTGCGGGAGGCGGTGAGCGGTGTGGAAGGCGGCGTGATCCTGTTCCGCGGCTCGGGTGCTGCCGCTCGCCGGTACGTCGAGGCCGACCGCTCCGGCGCGGACGAGTATTACCTCGGCGCGGACGACGCCGTAACCGAGTACGCGGTGCTCGACGCGGCGGGCGAGGTCACCGCCACCGCTCCCTGTCGGCTGCGGAGTATGAGGGGTGGGTGGATTGGATCAACCCGGAAACGGGCGAGTCGATGGGCACCCCGCGCAAGCCCGGCGAGGTGCACAAGGGGTCGCCACTGTTCGCGGAGATGACGATCAACGCCCCCAAGTCACTGTCGGTCGCCGCCGCCCTCCACCCCGACGTCTCCGCAGCGCTGGACGCCGCGCAGCAGGACGCTTTGGCGGAGATTCGGCGGTTCCTCGGGCAGCACTCGGTGACGTTGGCGGGGCCGCGCGGCGCGCAGGAGGTCGTACCGATCGAGCAGATGCAGGTCGTCGGCATCCGGCATAAGACCTCCCGCGCTGGTGATCCGCACCGGCACATCCACATGCAGATCGGCACCCGCATCTGGGCGCTGGGAAGTGGCGGGCATTGACCACGGCGGCCCTGTTCAAGCAGCAAGGCGCGATCCGCGCACTCGGCACCGCCGCGATCGCCGCACACCCCGAACTATCGCAGACGCTCGCGGAGCATGGCCTGACGCTCGATCCCGTATCGGGCAAGGTGGTCGACTTGGGGCCGTTCAACGCGGTGATGTCGAAGCGGTCGGCGCAGATCGACGGCAACCTGCAACGTCTGCACGCCGAGTGGGAAGCGCAGCACCCCGGCGAAGAACCCGGCCCCGCCATCACCGCACGGATGCAGGCGTGTCGGAGCAGTACACCCCCCGCTCCGGCAGGAACGGGGGGGTGTACGGACAAGCAGGGGGCGGTCGAGCAGCCGGCCGTCAGGCGTCCGGGGACTTGAGGTCGGAACGGTAGCCCGTGCCCAGCCGGTTCTTGGCCCACTTCCGGACAGTCGCGGGGTACCACAACGGCTTCCCGCCCACCAACGCGTCCGGCCGGGGCAGCAGATGGCGCTTCTGCGACCAGTAGTAGCGGATGGTGGCCGGCTTCACGCCGATCTCGCCGGCCACCTCGGCGTACCCGCAGACGGCGGTCTCCTGCGTGCCCGCACCCTCGGCCTGGGGCTCGTCGGCGTCGGCCGCACCGGCCGCCTTCTTCGGGTTCTTCGTCATGGTCGTCGCTTTTCGTGAGGAGGAGCGGTTCCGCCCGCCTCACCAGTGGGCGAAGCGGGGCCGGCGGGTGGTTCCCGGCATCAACCGTACAACGTTGCGTTGTACCGGGGTGGGTTTGGGGGTCCGGTGCGCGCTTCCGCCGCCTCCCAGGCAGCGGAGGGCTGTCCCCTCGCCGCGGAAGGCGTAGCGAGGGGGCAGCCGCCGGGTCAGGGCGTGGGCCGGTGAGCGGTCACCACTCGGACGGTGCCGGGGACGACCTTCCAGCCGGCGTTCTCGAACTCCTCACGGAGGGCTCGGCACTGCGCCCTGAAGGGATCGCCTGCGGGGGTCACGTAGCGGCCGTTCTCGACCCACAGCGCGGTGACGTGACCGTTCGCCGCCGGGACGACCACCAGGCCCGTGACGGACGGGGCGTGATCCTCGCAGCCTTCCTTGGCGGCCGGGTTGAACCCCCGGGGCACCTCGGCGAAGTGCCACGCGGCCAGGAGCTGGAGGGCGGCCGCCACGTCCTGGTCCAAGACGTGTCGCGGGTCGACGCCAAGGGTGCGCGAGGCCCGGTCCCGGAGGCGGTCGACAAGCTCGCGCAGCTCGGCGGAGGTCATGGCAGCGCAGTGTTCCTGGGAGGGTACGGCGGTCCCGGCGAGGACGGCGGCGCCCGCGGCCGCTTCCTCCGCCTGCCACCGGTGTTCCACCGTGGTGGCGCCGCGCTTGCCGGTGTGGGCGGTGATCCACCCGTACCGGACGTTGGCGCCGTACCCGGTGCGGTACGTCCATCCCACGGGATGCTCGGCACCGAACGGCTGGACCCGCTGAAAGGCGTGTGCGCGCCCGTCCTGGAAGAGCACGGCGAACAGCGCGCAGGCCTCCTTCTGGAGGGCCGCTTCCTCCCGGCCTTCCGGGGTCGGGTCGTCAGCGCCGGTGCCGCGTCGCGTGGCGAGTCCGGCCAGGTCCCGGCCGGCGGGGGAATGGGCGGCTGCGATGGTGTTGCGGGCCGTCGCATCCGTCTCGGCGGCGTCGCGGTACGTCAGCGCCATGTCGAGGTCGGCCAGGGCGGCGCTCCGCTGCGGGAGGTTGAGGTCGGGGTTCTTCTGGGCGAGCGCGGCGGCGTAGGCCGAGACGGTCCGGGCGGCGGCGACATCCTCTCGGTTGGCGCGACGGCAGTGGGCGGCGATCCCACACCGTCCTCCGTCACGACGCAGGCGGGTTCCTGAGGGCGTTGGGTGGCCATGCCGCGGACGGTGCGGGCCACGCCGTCCGCGCACACGACGCGGTCGCCGGGCTGGAAGGCGGCAAGGTTGGCCGGGGTGTTCATGAGTCCTCCGTGCTGGTGGTGGGTTCGGGCTGTTTCGTCGCGGGCCGCCCGCGCTTCGGCGGGCGGCCCTGACAGGGGTGGGTTAGACGACCTCGGCATCCGGGGTCAGGAACGCGGTGTCGCGGAGGAGGCTGCGCAGGCCCTCACGCCGGAAACGCTCGATCTCGTTGGTGAGGGCGCTGGTACTCAGGGACTCGTGCTCCTCGGTCAGGGCGGCGAGAGCGCTGCGGCGGGCCGCCTTGATGGCCTTCTCCGCGTTCCCGGTCCGCTCAATGAGCTGCAGGAGGTCCTTCCAGGGCGCGGCCATTCCGGCGGCCTTCAGGGCTTCGGCGTGGTCGTAGCCGGTGAGCGCGGCCTCCGGGTCGGCGGCCCGCTCGGCGAGGCGTAGGCGGGACGCGCGCTCGGCGTTGACGGCGGCGTTGGCGCGGGCCTCGATCTCTGCGGTGATGGTCTGCGTGCGCATGGCGCTCCCCTTCGCGTCCGGGCTGGCTTCACTCAAACCATACAACGGAACGTTGTATGGTTCAACGGCGGACGGCAGTCACAGCCGAAAGAGGGCGCACCCCAGCGCCAGGCGGAGCCCGGCACGCCACAGCGCCGGCCCAAGCGGGAGGCTCGGCGAGCGGCGCGCGCAACCGACGGCGACGGAGGCGGATCGCCTGCTGTACACCCCGAACTCGAGGCGCACAGCAGGCGAGGGTTCAGAGCTGGGCAAGCGCGCAGGGCTTGAAGCTGAGGGCCGCGACCAGGTCGTCGACATCCTCCCCTTCGTCGATCTGATCGGCGTAGACATGCGCCGAGACAGCGCGAGCGTCGGCGGCGTCCAGCTCTTCGCTGCTGACGCCTCGCGTCTTCATCGTGCGCGCGATGTCGGCACAGCCGGCGGCGTGGACCTCAGGGTCCCCCATGCCGGTGTAGACGACGGTGATGCGCAGCCCTTCGCGGCGCCCCGTCTCCTGCGTGCTGCCGTCCTGAGTTCGCATGGCGGCCCTTTCCGTTCTGTCGGTTCGGCTCATCCGGGAGCGTCGGTCGGGCGCGCGCTGCGCCCGGCCGACGAGGGTCAGCGGGTGGTGGGGATGCCCGCGCTTTCGCAGTAGGTGGCGACGAGGGTCTGCCCGACGGTGATAACCGCCTCCTTCGGGGTGGCGCCGCGTGCGGTGTGGCGCTCGTACGCGGTGCGGATGCGGTCGAGGATCTGGGTGCAGGTCATGCGCTCGCCGACGGCCTCCAGGTCGTGACCCTCGTGATTGCCCTTGGCAATTGCCTTCGTGGCCAGGGCGGCGATGGTGGCCACGGCGTCCTCGGTGTTACGGATGCGGATGTTCATGGAGTACTCCTCTTCGACCGAGCGGCTCAATGAGAAAACTATAACACCTATGCACTCCAGTGGGGAACTCGCACTCCGAACCGCGCACCGGACGGCGCGTCGCGCGCGGCGGAAGGAGCCGCGAACTCGGGGCCGAGGCCGTTCACCTCCGCTACGCAGAGCAACCCGCGCCGGAGGCTGGCCGGTTAGCCAGGTACGCCGGCCCTCGCCTCACCCGGCCGGTCATCAGCACGCCCCATCGAGGAATGGCCGCCGGTCATCGCGCCCCGGCCGTGGCCGGTCGCGAGCGAATCGGTCATCGGTCACGGCCGACGGCCGGGCGCGCCGTGGCCGACGCCTCCGCCCGGCACCACCTGCGGCGCGGTGGGCCGCGGCCGGAACCGAGAGCAATGCCGCGGCCCCACTGCTGACCCAAACGCTGACCCGACGAGAAACACGCAGGTCACAGGCACTAGGTGACGGGGCTCCAGAGCGCGCCGCACG includes:
- a CDS encoding TetR/AcrR family transcriptional regulator, which produces MSYWEHRKPVQRARAVDVQQVAPAAATLLDRGGLRALTIRAVALRLDVAPTSLYSRIASVDDLFDLALDFVLGQDTELQAAVEHAELHALMLTYYRHLVRHPWACQVIAMRAPRGPNYLRLSERMCVLLAETGASDPLGDAYALSNFVIGSAATTPMAGSERIAPVDGDIAPLYASLHASHQIDAEAIISTGLHTLLRR
- a CDS encoding relaxase domain-containing protein; the protein is MSAAEYEGWVDWINPETGESMGTPRKPGEVHKGSPLFAEMTINAPKSLSVAAALHPDVSAALDAAQQDALAEIRRFLGQHSVTLAGPRGAQEVVPIEQMQVVGIRHKTSRAGDPHRHIHMQIGTRIWALGSGGH
- a CDS encoding helix-turn-helix domain-containing protein, with the translated sequence MTKNPKKAAGAADADEPQAEGAGTQETAVCGYAEVAGEIGVKPATIRYYWSQKRHLLPRPDALVGGKPLWYPATVRKWAKNRLGTGYRSDLKSPDA